One region of Baekduia soli genomic DNA includes:
- a CDS encoding hydantoinase B/oxoprolinase family protein — MSEYSERWRSLNEGYLPDGRALEIDPGLALHEAAATDIDPITYEVVRSRLWAINQDHMHTIRRISGSGVTVYAWDFSVSIQTELGDGVVFGPGILFFAGCADLVVKWTLEHRSGNVGINPGDVFAQCDPWVGTNHQMDAAVYAPVFVDGKLFCWVYNCVHQQEVGGIEPGGFVQQAKDTYYEATGFPPLKLIDAGEWRADLVDAWIRRSRLPELNHLELKSQVAGVDFARARLEETIATYGAETVKGVMHTMVANTKEVVRSRLESVPDGTWRDVRLCAGALPGDPELYRLELAITKDGGTLVFDNDGTDPAVGSFNMTPGVWRATLLHAALPLLAWDQYLCGAGVLACLEFRPSLGAITTARHPAACSTSLGTTNSVTQAQYLLSKMLGSAPEQRRSMLGSSAIHTQTYTQMFGTDRHGAPYANFPFDGIGGGSGACSFRDGIDHGGGLISTQLRIGNAEEWERVIPFLYLYRRELPTSGGHGRWRGGTTLATGWTGWGTDASFIASGGMMQAATQANGLSGALPGSAGMFWSALDTEVRDRLAAGTWPADGQELRAMAPHGDLPPAKKFDNRLADGDVFEVVPPLAAGHGDPLLREPALVADDVRRRRLTTADADRIYGVVLRDGAADGEATQARRDELRALRLAALTDLPATRAGSAAEARVICFALETVDVRAVDGAPRLCCAACGEVLGTVQEGYRAGCGRLEMAPDAIDPELFLAPATQLRETLVLRQYVCPGCAALLDSDICRPGDPSYRDVALAEAALT, encoded by the coding sequence ATGTCGGAGTACTCCGAGCGCTGGCGCTCGCTCAACGAGGGCTACCTGCCCGACGGCCGGGCGCTGGAGATCGACCCGGGGCTGGCGCTGCACGAGGCCGCGGCGACCGACATCGACCCCATCACCTACGAGGTCGTCCGCTCGCGCCTGTGGGCGATCAACCAGGACCACATGCACACGATCCGCCGGATCTCCGGATCCGGGGTGACCGTCTACGCCTGGGACTTCAGCGTGTCGATCCAGACCGAGCTCGGCGACGGCGTCGTCTTCGGCCCCGGCATCCTGTTCTTCGCGGGCTGCGCCGACCTCGTCGTCAAGTGGACGCTCGAGCACCGCTCGGGCAACGTCGGCATCAACCCGGGCGACGTGTTCGCGCAGTGCGACCCGTGGGTGGGGACCAACCATCAGATGGACGCCGCGGTCTACGCGCCCGTGTTCGTGGACGGCAAGCTGTTCTGCTGGGTCTACAACTGCGTCCACCAGCAGGAGGTCGGCGGCATCGAGCCCGGCGGCTTCGTGCAGCAGGCCAAGGACACGTACTACGAGGCGACGGGCTTCCCGCCGCTCAAGCTCATCGACGCCGGCGAGTGGCGCGCCGACCTCGTCGACGCGTGGATCCGCCGCTCGCGCCTGCCCGAGCTCAACCACCTCGAGCTCAAGTCCCAGGTCGCGGGGGTGGACTTCGCCCGCGCGCGGCTCGAGGAGACCATCGCCACCTACGGCGCGGAGACCGTCAAGGGCGTCATGCACACGATGGTCGCCAACACCAAGGAGGTCGTCCGCTCGCGCCTGGAGTCGGTCCCCGACGGCACGTGGCGCGACGTCCGGCTGTGCGCCGGCGCGCTCCCGGGCGACCCCGAGCTCTACCGCCTGGAGCTCGCGATCACCAAGGACGGCGGCACGCTCGTCTTCGACAACGACGGAACCGACCCCGCGGTGGGCTCCTTCAACATGACCCCCGGCGTGTGGCGGGCCACCCTGCTGCACGCGGCCCTCCCGCTGCTGGCCTGGGACCAGTACCTGTGCGGCGCGGGCGTCCTGGCCTGCCTGGAGTTCCGGCCGAGCCTCGGGGCCATCACCACCGCGCGCCACCCGGCGGCGTGCAGCACGTCGCTGGGTACGACGAACTCGGTCACCCAGGCCCAGTACCTGCTGAGCAAGATGCTCGGCAGCGCGCCGGAGCAGCGCCGCAGCATGCTGGGCTCCTCGGCGATCCACACCCAGACCTACACGCAGATGTTCGGCACCGACCGCCACGGCGCGCCGTACGCGAACTTCCCGTTCGACGGGATCGGCGGCGGGTCGGGCGCGTGCTCGTTCCGCGACGGCATCGACCACGGCGGCGGCCTCATCTCCACGCAGCTGCGCATCGGCAACGCGGAGGAGTGGGAGCGGGTCATCCCGTTCCTGTACCTCTACCGGCGCGAGCTGCCGACGAGCGGCGGCCACGGCCGCTGGCGCGGCGGCACGACCCTGGCCACGGGCTGGACGGGCTGGGGCACCGACGCCTCGTTCATCGCGTCGGGCGGGATGATGCAGGCGGCGACGCAGGCCAACGGCCTGTCGGGCGCGCTGCCGGGCAGCGCCGGGATGTTCTGGTCGGCCCTGGACACCGAGGTCCGCGACCGGCTGGCGGCCGGCACGTGGCCGGCCGACGGGCAGGAGCTGCGGGCCATGGCCCCCCACGGCGACCTCCCGCCGGCCAAGAAGTTCGACAACCGCCTGGCCGACGGCGACGTCTTCGAGGTCGTGCCGCCGCTGGCGGCCGGGCACGGCGACCCGCTGCTGCGCGAGCCGGCGCTCGTCGCCGACGACGTCCGCCGGCGCCGGCTCACCACCGCCGACGCCGACCGGATCTACGGCGTCGTCCTGCGCGACGGGGCCGCCGACGGCGAGGCCACGCAGGCCCGCCGCGACGAGCTGCGGGCGCTGCGCCTGGCCGCCCTGACCGACCTGCCGGCCACGCGGGCGGGCAGCGCCGCCGAGGCCCGGGTCATCTGCTTCGCGCTGGAGACCGTCGACGTCCGGGCCGTCGACGGCGCGCCGCGGCTGTGCTGCGCCGCGTGCGGCGAGGTGCTGGGCACGGTGCAGGAGGGCTACCGGGCCGGCTGCGGGCGCCTGGAGATGGCGCCCGACGCGATCGACCCGGAGCTGTTCCTGGCCCCCGCGACGCAGCTGCGCGAGACGCTCGTCCTGCGCCAGTACGTCTGCCCGGGCTGCGCCGCGCTGCTGGACTCCGACATCTGCCGGCCCGGCGACCCGTCCTATCGCGACGTCGCGCTGGCCGAGGCGGCGCTGACATGA
- a CDS encoding phosphogluconate dehydrogenase C-terminal domain-containing protein, producing MSTVAIIGAAGVQGAQVGDRLRAAGHDVRLVETGDGVQKLRDRGLEPTTLEDAGRDADAVILAVPDGAIKTVAAAIEQALAPGTVMVALDAAAPFAAPLCARDDLSVFVAHPCHPSMFTTALGPDGRRDYNGGIVPQDIVCCLASGDESAYAVGEELARDMFAPVARSFRITLDQFILLEPTLSETTAATLLLTIREAMEEAVARGVPADVAKAFMEGHIMIELAIFFGELDASFSISADYAVEQARDKLLAPDWRSVFEPDQVRAVAEAIADGKVPAVRIT from the coding sequence ATGAGCACCGTGGCGATCATCGGCGCCGCCGGCGTGCAGGGCGCCCAGGTGGGCGACCGGCTGCGCGCCGCGGGCCACGACGTGCGCCTGGTCGAGACCGGCGACGGCGTGCAGAAGCTGCGCGACCGCGGGCTGGAGCCCACGACGCTCGAGGACGCCGGCCGCGACGCCGACGCGGTGATCCTCGCGGTGCCCGACGGGGCGATCAAGACCGTCGCGGCCGCGATCGAGCAGGCCCTGGCGCCGGGGACCGTCATGGTCGCCCTCGACGCCGCCGCGCCGTTCGCCGCCCCGCTGTGCGCCCGCGACGACCTGTCGGTCTTCGTCGCCCACCCCTGCCACCCCTCGATGTTCACCACCGCGCTGGGGCCCGACGGGCGGCGCGACTACAACGGCGGCATCGTGCCCCAGGACATCGTGTGCTGCCTGGCGTCCGGCGACGAGTCGGCCTATGCCGTCGGCGAGGAGCTGGCGCGCGACATGTTCGCGCCGGTGGCCCGCTCGTTCCGGATCACGCTCGACCAGTTCATCCTGCTCGAGCCCACGCTCTCGGAGACCACGGCCGCGACGCTGCTGCTGACGATCCGCGAGGCCATGGAGGAGGCGGTCGCGCGCGGCGTGCCGGCCGACGTGGCCAAGGCGTTCATGGAGGGCCACATCATGATCGAGCTGGCGATCTTCTTCGGCGAGCTCGACGCGTCGTTCTCCATCAGCGCCGACTACGCCGTGGAGCAGGCGCGCGACAAGCTGCTGGCCCCCGACTGGCGCTCCGTCTTCGAGCCCGACCAGGTCCGCGCCGTCGCCGAGGCGATCGCCGACGGGAAGGTCCCCGCGGTGCGCATCACCTGA
- a CDS encoding thiamine pyrophosphate-dependent dehydrogenase E1 component subunit alpha has translation MTVPGTPPAPAADLARLAALHRTMCRIRAFEQAAERAFEQGLMLGALHVSIGQEAVAAGVCAHLEDGDVITSTHRGHGHALAKGLDPQAMMEELLGRAGGTCGGKGGSMHLADLRRGLLGANGIVADGITIAAGAAHELKRAGGRHVAVAFFGDGGINRGPFFEALNWAAAFALPLLFVCEDNGFASTTRTSTLSAGPGADARAIALGVPAVAVDGNDVAAVDAAAGALLGEIRAGGGPRLLLARTYRLRGHTANDPARYRTDAEVAEAQERDPLRLAEDGLARGGAPRALWEDVLAQETAAMEEVLEAATAGPFPAPERAWDDVQDLGRPEPRAAR, from the coding sequence ATGACGGTTCCCGGCACCCCACCGGCGCCCGCCGCCGACCTCGCGCGGCTGGCCGCGCTGCACCGGACGATGTGCCGGATCCGCGCGTTCGAGCAGGCGGCCGAGCGGGCCTTCGAGCAGGGCCTCATGCTCGGCGCGCTGCACGTCTCGATCGGCCAGGAGGCCGTCGCCGCCGGCGTGTGCGCGCACCTGGAGGACGGCGACGTCATCACCTCGACGCACCGCGGGCACGGCCACGCGCTGGCCAAGGGGCTCGACCCCCAGGCGATGATGGAGGAGCTGCTCGGCCGCGCGGGCGGGACCTGCGGCGGCAAGGGCGGGTCCATGCACCTCGCCGACCTGCGGAGGGGGCTGCTGGGCGCCAACGGCATCGTCGCCGACGGCATCACGATCGCCGCGGGCGCCGCCCACGAGCTCAAGCGCGCGGGCGGCCGGCACGTCGCCGTGGCGTTCTTCGGGGACGGCGGCATCAACCGCGGGCCGTTCTTCGAGGCGCTGAACTGGGCCGCGGCGTTCGCGCTGCCGCTGCTGTTCGTCTGCGAGGACAACGGCTTCGCCTCCACGACGCGCACGAGCACGTTGAGCGCCGGGCCCGGCGCCGACGCCCGCGCCATCGCGCTCGGGGTGCCGGCCGTGGCGGTGGACGGCAACGATGTCGCCGCGGTCGACGCCGCCGCCGGCGCGCTGCTCGGCGAGATCCGCGCCGGCGGCGGCCCGCGCCTGCTGCTGGCCCGCACCTACCGCCTGCGCGGGCACACCGCCAACGACCCGGCGCGCTACCGGACCGACGCCGAGGTGGCCGAGGCCCAGGAGCGCGATCCGCTGCGCCTGGCCGAGGACGGGCTGGCGCGCGGCGGCGCGCCCCGCGCGCTGTGGGAGGACGTCCTGGCCCAGGAGACCGCGGCGATGGAGGAGGTCCTGGAGGCCGCGACGGCCGGCCCGTTCCCCGCGCCCGAGCGGGCCTGGGACGACGTGCAGGACCTCGGGCGCCCCGAGCCGAGGGCGGCGCGATGA
- a CDS encoding alpha-ketoacid dehydrogenase subunit beta — MSAETMTVREAARRSLTEEMEADARVWVLGEDVGRGGLFGQYTGMVDAFGPDRIVDTPISESTIMGVAVGSALMGGRPVAEMRLCDFAVCATDELVNQAAKNRYMFGGQGRVPLLVRQPCGIGRSTAAQHSQSLESWYCHVPGLVVLAPSSPADTFGLLKTAIRSDDPVVYFEHKLLWGVEGDVDVDAAPIEVGRAARRREGTDVTIVAWSSMVADALAAAEALHAQDGISAEVLDLRSLWPWDEAAVLESAARTGALLVAQESVRVAGFGAEVAATVAEETGVRIGRVGCPRVPMPYSQPLEAEIRVGAADVAAAARALVER, encoded by the coding sequence ATGAGCGCCGAGACGATGACGGTGCGCGAGGCCGCGCGCCGCTCCCTGACCGAGGAGATGGAGGCCGACGCGCGCGTCTGGGTGCTCGGGGAGGACGTCGGCCGCGGCGGGCTCTTCGGCCAGTACACCGGGATGGTCGACGCCTTCGGGCCCGACCGCATCGTCGACACGCCGATCTCGGAGAGCACGATCATGGGCGTGGCCGTCGGCTCGGCGCTCATGGGCGGCCGCCCCGTGGCCGAGATGCGCCTCTGCGACTTCGCCGTGTGCGCGACGGACGAGCTCGTCAACCAGGCCGCCAAGAACCGCTACATGTTCGGCGGCCAGGGCCGGGTGCCGCTGCTCGTGCGCCAGCCGTGCGGGATCGGGCGCTCGACGGCCGCCCAGCACTCCCAGAGCCTGGAGAGCTGGTACTGCCACGTCCCGGGCCTGGTGGTGCTCGCGCCGTCCTCGCCCGCCGACACGTTCGGCCTGTTGAAGACCGCGATCCGCTCCGACGACCCCGTGGTGTACTTCGAGCACAAGCTGCTCTGGGGCGTGGAGGGCGACGTCGACGTGGACGCGGCCCCGATCGAGGTGGGCCGGGCCGCCCGGCGGCGCGAGGGCACCGACGTCACGATCGTCGCATGGTCGAGCATGGTGGCCGACGCGCTGGCCGCCGCGGAGGCGCTGCACGCGCAGGACGGGATCTCCGCCGAGGTGCTCGACCTGCGCAGCCTGTGGCCGTGGGACGAGGCGGCGGTGCTGGAGAGCGCGGCGCGGACCGGCGCCCTGCTCGTCGCCCAGGAGTCGGTGCGCGTCGCCGGCTTCGGCGCCGAGGTGGCCGCCACCGTGGCCGAGGAGACCGGCGTCCGTATCGGCCGGGTCGGCTGTCCGCGCGTGCCCATGCCCTACTCCCAGCCGCTGGAGGCCGAGATCCGCGTGGGCGCGGCCGACGTCGCCGCGGCGGCGCGGGCGCTCGTGGAGCGCTGA
- a CDS encoding nuclear transport factor 2 family protein, which produces MDVSQDLQDLLAERAIRAKLAQYCQGVDRKQWDLVRDCFHDDAIDSHGAYVGDRDGFLAFVQARHEHIGSSMHDLGTTTVTFSEDRRRARSEAYCMTYQNILGGADDPFAGSGGGSTWLTLGCRYVDTFEFRDGPGWRILRRTVVFEWIRTEDASSYQPLDPSWALFRRDDSDLVFSSLTDLSG; this is translated from the coding sequence ATGGACGTTTCCCAGGACCTCCAGGACCTCCTCGCCGAGCGCGCCATCCGCGCGAAGCTCGCCCAGTACTGCCAGGGCGTCGACCGCAAGCAGTGGGACCTGGTCCGCGACTGCTTCCACGACGACGCGATCGACTCCCATGGAGCCTACGTGGGAGACCGCGACGGCTTCCTGGCGTTCGTGCAGGCGCGGCACGAGCACATCGGCTCCTCCATGCACGACCTGGGGACGACGACCGTGACGTTCTCCGAGGACCGCCGCCGGGCGCGGTCCGAGGCCTACTGCATGACCTACCAGAACATCCTCGGCGGCGCCGACGACCCGTTCGCGGGCAGCGGCGGCGGGAGCACGTGGCTGACGCTCGGCTGCCGGTACGTCGACACGTTCGAGTTCCGCGACGGGCCGGGCTGGCGGATCCTGCGGCGCACGGTCGTCTTCGAGTGGATCAGGACCGAGGACGCGTCGAGCTACCAGCCGCTGGATCCCAGCTGGGCGCTCTTCCGCCGCGACGACTCCGACCTCGTGTTCTCGTCGCTGACCGACCTGTCGGGCTGA
- a CDS encoding SDR family NAD(P)-dependent oxidoreductase encodes MTQASSAGGRLAGKVAIITGGASGIGAATVARFVAEGASVVVADLDGDRAAEVCAPHGDRAMARAVDVTDGDAVRALVDAARERFGRLDIYHNNAGVALIRPLLEITREEWDRTLAVNVTALFLAAQVVAPVMREQGGGSLLVTASIASRRPRPDMAAYVASKLGVTGLARQLALDLAPEIRVNVINPGPVPTPMLLRFGGDSIDAVASAMGDVLPLGRAVQPDDVASAAVYLSSDEASAVTGVVLNVDAGRDL; translated from the coding sequence ATGACGCAGGCATCCAGCGCAGGGGGCCGGCTCGCCGGCAAGGTGGCCATCATCACGGGCGGGGCGTCGGGCATCGGCGCCGCGACGGTGGCGCGGTTCGTGGCCGAGGGCGCGTCGGTCGTCGTCGCCGACCTCGACGGGGACCGCGCCGCGGAGGTGTGCGCGCCCCACGGCGACCGCGCGATGGCCCGCGCGGTCGACGTGACCGACGGCGACGCCGTCCGCGCCCTGGTCGACGCGGCGCGCGAGCGCTTCGGCCGGCTCGACATCTACCACAACAACGCGGGGGTGGCCCTGATCCGGCCGCTGCTGGAGATCACGCGCGAGGAGTGGGACCGGACGCTGGCGGTCAACGTCACCGCCCTGTTCCTCGCCGCCCAGGTCGTGGCGCCGGTGATGCGCGAGCAGGGCGGCGGCTCGCTGCTCGTGACCGCCTCCATCGCCTCGCGCCGGCCGAGGCCCGACATGGCGGCCTACGTCGCGTCCAAGCTCGGGGTGACCGGCCTCGCCCGCCAGCTCGCGCTGGACCTCGCGCCGGAGATCCGGGTCAACGTCATCAACCCCGGGCCGGTGCCGACGCCGATGCTCCTGCGCTTCGGCGGCGACTCGATCGACGCGGTCGCGTCGGCGATGGGCGACGTCCTGCCCCTCGGCCGTGCCGTGCAGCCCGACGACGTCGCCTCCGCGGCGGTCTACCTCAGCAGCGACGAGGCGTCGGCGGTGACCGGCGTCGTACTCAACGTCGACGCCGGCCGCGACCTGTAG
- a CDS encoding class I SAM-dependent methyltransferase, with product MDPAAFREAQHRHWDAAAVGWEQWSAFNDRADAHISARLVELAGVRPGSRVLDVAAGYGEPALTAARRAGPEGRVVATDLSAEMLASGRRRAAAAGLDTVEFLACGACSLDFPSASFDAAVSRWGIIFEPDPEAAARRVRGFLKPGARIAISSWGEPEEVPFLAIPMRTAMQRFGVAPPPPGTPGPLSRPTPAALGGLLEAAGFSDVAVERDAVTFVFDAPERFTAYVRAISAPIRAMVEQHAGEAQEEAWDAITQAAAEAAGGPGPVTLTNVVLLASGTAP from the coding sequence ATGGACCCGGCGGCCTTCCGCGAGGCCCAGCACCGCCACTGGGACGCGGCGGCGGTGGGATGGGAGCAGTGGAGCGCGTTCAACGACCGCGCCGACGCGCACATCAGCGCGCGGCTGGTCGAGCTCGCCGGCGTACGGCCCGGCAGCCGGGTCCTGGACGTCGCGGCCGGCTACGGCGAGCCGGCGCTGACCGCCGCGCGCCGGGCGGGCCCGGAGGGCCGCGTGGTGGCCACCGACCTCTCCGCCGAGATGCTCGCGTCCGGGCGCCGGCGCGCCGCGGCGGCCGGACTGGACACCGTGGAGTTCCTGGCGTGCGGCGCCTGCAGCCTCGACTTCCCGTCCGCGAGCTTCGACGCGGCCGTCTCGCGCTGGGGGATCATCTTCGAGCCCGACCCGGAGGCCGCCGCGCGGCGCGTCCGGGGCTTCCTCAAGCCGGGTGCGCGGATCGCGATCAGCTCCTGGGGCGAGCCGGAGGAGGTCCCCTTCCTCGCGATCCCGATGCGCACGGCGATGCAGCGGTTCGGCGTGGCCCCGCCGCCGCCCGGGACGCCGGGGCCCCTGTCGCGGCCCACCCCCGCGGCCCTCGGCGGGCTGCTCGAGGCGGCCGGGTTCTCCGACGTCGCGGTCGAGCGGGACGCGGTGACGTTCGTCTTCGACGCCCCGGAGCGGTTCACCGCCTACGTCCGGGCGATCTCGGCCCCGATCCGCGCGATGGTCGAGCAGCACGCCGGCGAGGCCCAGGAGGAGGCCTGGGACGCGATCACCCAGGCCGCGGCGGAGGCGGCGGGCGGCCCGGGACCGGTGACGCTCACCAACGTCGTGCTGCTCGCCTCGGGCACCGCCCCGTAG
- a CDS encoding isochorismatase family protein has product MAPRAWEHLLGDADRERLAGARFGRRVGMGERCAVLVIDVQNYMVGPPPGSTHAYPSACGPVAERALQRIAPLLATARAAGAPVVYTRMELRRDGSDGGVYLRKREPLQTEGWLWEGSEGAAIHASVAPQHGDIVLVKRKPSAFFGTELMSLLVDRGIDTVVVTGGSTANCVRATAVDSASYNFRTVVVEDCVFDRFEVSHLVALFDLDRQYADVRASDEVRAHLERRS; this is encoded by the coding sequence GTGGCCCCGCGCGCCTGGGAGCACCTGCTGGGCGACGCCGACCGCGAGCGACTCGCCGGCGCGCGCTTCGGCCGGCGCGTGGGCATGGGCGAGCGCTGCGCGGTGCTCGTCATCGATGTCCAGAACTACATGGTGGGGCCGCCGCCCGGCTCGACGCACGCCTACCCGTCGGCCTGCGGCCCCGTGGCCGAGCGCGCGCTGCAGCGCATCGCGCCGCTGCTCGCCACCGCCCGCGCGGCCGGCGCGCCGGTGGTCTACACGCGCATGGAGCTGCGCCGCGACGGCAGCGACGGCGGCGTCTACCTCCGCAAGCGCGAGCCGCTGCAGACCGAGGGCTGGCTCTGGGAGGGCTCGGAGGGCGCCGCGATCCACGCGTCCGTCGCGCCCCAGCACGGCGACATCGTGCTCGTCAAGCGCAAGCCCAGCGCGTTCTTCGGCACGGAGCTGATGAGCCTGCTCGTCGACCGCGGGATCGACACGGTGGTGGTCACGGGCGGCTCCACCGCCAACTGCGTGCGCGCGACCGCCGTCGACAGCGCGTCCTACAACTTCCGGACCGTCGTGGTCGAGGACTGCGTGTTCGACCGCTTCGAGGTCTCGCACCTCGTCGCGCTGTTCGACCTCGACCGCCAGTACGCCGACGTGCGCGCCAGCGACGAGGTCCGCGCGCACCTCGAGCGCCGGTCCTGA
- a CDS encoding cyclase family protein — protein MTSPFPHRYGAEDRLGAVNEIGEAQVRDAGALIRSGRRYGLAQTLDAASPARMWRYWRHSLILDRVLPGRFRGPNGVASLEESVSGALHSGTHLDGLAHVGIRDHAYNGVRYDAIVGPDGLTELGMEGLPPLVTRGVLLDIAALRRVPMLGDSELITAADLEAAAARAGVEVRAGDVLVLHTGWGSLWAQDPGRYATTEPGIGIEAAIWCTDRRVAVIGADTWAVEAVPGDPPDEVFPVHQHCLARYGCYLLENVRTQELAADGVTEFCCVIAPLRLRGASASMVNPVAVV, from the coding sequence ATGACCTCGCCGTTCCCGCATCGCTACGGCGCCGAGGACCGGCTCGGCGCGGTCAACGAGATCGGCGAGGCGCAGGTCCGCGACGCGGGGGCGCTCATCCGGTCGGGCCGGCGCTACGGCCTGGCCCAGACGCTCGACGCCGCCTCGCCGGCGCGGATGTGGCGCTACTGGCGCCACTCCCTGATCCTCGACCGCGTGCTCCCGGGCCGGTTCCGCGGCCCCAACGGCGTGGCCTCGCTGGAGGAGAGCGTCTCCGGTGCGCTGCACAGCGGCACGCACCTGGACGGGCTGGCCCACGTCGGGATCCGCGACCACGCCTACAACGGCGTGCGCTACGACGCGATCGTCGGGCCCGACGGGCTCACCGAGCTCGGGATGGAGGGCCTGCCGCCGCTCGTGACGCGCGGGGTCCTGCTCGACATCGCGGCCCTGCGCCGGGTGCCGATGCTCGGCGACAGCGAGCTCATCACGGCCGCCGACCTCGAGGCGGCCGCGGCGCGGGCCGGCGTGGAGGTGCGGGCCGGCGACGTCCTCGTCCTCCACACGGGCTGGGGGTCGCTGTGGGCGCAGGATCCCGGCCGCTACGCGACGACGGAGCCCGGGATCGGCATCGAGGCGGCGATCTGGTGCACCGATCGCCGCGTCGCGGTCATCGGCGCCGACACCTGGGCCGTCGAGGCGGTCCCGGGGGATCCGCCCGACGAGGTGTTCCCCGTGCACCAGCACTGCCTGGCGCGCTACGGCTGCTACCTGCTGGAGAACGTGCGCACCCAGGAGCTCGCCGCCGACGGGGTCACCGAGTTCTGCTGCGTGATCGCCCCGCTGCGGTTGCGCGGGGCGTCGGCCTCGATGGTCAACCCCGTCGCGGTGGTCTAG